From one Engraulis encrasicolus isolate BLACKSEA-1 unplaced genomic scaffold, IST_EnEncr_1.0 scaffold_151_np1212, whole genome shotgun sequence genomic stretch:
- the LOC134442402 gene encoding NACHT, LRR and PYD domains-containing protein 3-like has translation MQHVNVSAEGGSNVSALVVSDNTVQGDINFTIIHNHDAAHSTQAPNCDGFFKCQQKLKNRLKSKYEKVFEGIAKQGNPASLQKIYTELYITEGECVEICTEHEVRQIEIASRTQVTNGEMSIKCTDIFKALPGQDKQIRTVLTKGIAGIGKTVSVQKFILEWTEGRANPDIHFLLPVPFREINLMKEKDYSLEDFIHHFFSETDGLLFSTDDKYNIAFLFDGLDESRHPLNFQDNECIYNVSEPASVDVILTNLIKGNLLPSALVWITSRPAAANQIPPECVDQVTEVRGFTDSQKEEYFSKKISEQEVASRIITHLKSKSCRSLYIMCHIPVFCWMAATVLMSILTKAKSKEIPSSLTQMYTHFLIIQAKKHKDIWNLKTIVSLGRLAFQQLEKGNLIFYENDLRECGMDAKEASVYSGVCTQIFREEDGLYQEKVFCFVHLSIQEFLAALYVFLHYSKRESNMPNMSAQSQTSQLYSLLSTDRLHELHQTAVDLALGNEHGHLDLFLRFLLGLSLESNQKLLHDLLPQTGRCTQDTEETIKYVKDKIRKAQNPERCINLFHCLNELNDHSLVEEINEFLRMRKEDREDLSLSQISALAFVLLMSGEDMNEFNLENYGRLSSPARSDAGLLRMLPVIKTSTTIKLAKCNLTKESCSALASVLRSNPSSLRELILRENNVGDSGLELLSTGLQHPNCRLEKLELQKCNLTERSCSSLASALRSNPSSLRQLALSYNNLGDSGVRLLSVELGHPKCRLETMQLWNCNLTKESCSSLASALRSNPSSLKELDLSYNRIDQSGVEPLSDLLKDPAYNLTQLGYRW, from the exons ATGGATTCTTTAAGTGCCAACAAAAGCTGAAAAACAGGCTAAAATCTAAGTACGAAAAGGTGTTTGAAGGCATAGCAAAGCAGGGGAACCCTGCATCTTTGCAGAAGATCTACACAgagctctacatcacagagggagaATGTGTCGAGATCTGTACGGAGCACGAGGTCAGACAGATTGAGATAGCATCCAGGACACAAGTGACAAATGGAGAAATGTCAATCAAATGCACTGACATCTTCAAGGCCTTACCTGGACAAGACAAGCAAATCAGAACAGTGCTGACAAAGGGGATAGCTGGAATTGGGAAGacagtctctgtgcagaagttcattctggagTGGACTGAAGGACGAGCCAATCCGGACAttcacttcctgcttcctgtgCCTTTTCGGGAGATCAATTTAATGAAAGAGAAGGACTACTCTCTTGAGGACTTCATCCATCACTTCTTCAGTGAAACAGATGGCCTTCTATTTTCCACTGACGACAAATACAACATTGCCTTCCTCTTTGATGGTTTGGATGAAAGCAGGCATCCTCTGAATTTCCAGGATAATGAATGCATCTACAATGTATCAGAACCTGCCTCAGTGGATGTCATTCTCACAAACCTCATCAAGGGGAACCTGCTTCCCTCTGCTCTTGTGTGGATCACTTCCCGgccagcagcagccaatcagatcccTCCTGAGTGTGTGGACCAGGTGACAGAAGTACGGGGTTTCACTGACTCACAGAAAGAGGAGTATTTTAGCAAGAAAATCAGTGAACAGGAAGTGGCCAGCAGAATCATTACACACCTGAAATCAAAGTCATGCAGGAGTCTCTACATTATGTGTCACATTCCAGTCTTCTGTTGGATGGCAGCCACCGTTCTGATGTCTATCCTGACTAAAGCCAAGAGTAAAGAGATTCCATCCTCCTTGACccagatgtacacacacttcctcatcATACAAGCCAAAAAGCACAAAGACATCTGGAACTTGAAGACCATTGTCTCCTTGGGTCGACTTGCTTTCCAGCAACTGGAGAAGGgcaatctgatcttctatgaaaATGATCTGAGAGAGTGTGGCATGGATGCCAAAGAGGCTTCTGTATACTCAGGTGTGTGCAcccagatcttcagagaggaggATGGGCTGTACCAGGAGAAGGTGTTCTGCTTTGTTCATCTGAGCATTCAGGAGTTCCTCGCAGCTTTATATGTGTTTCTGCactacagcaagagagagagcaacatgcCCAATATGTCTGCCCAAAGCCAAACCTCTCAGCTATATTCACTGCTTAGTACTGACAGACTCCATGAGCTACACCAGACTGCAGTGGATCTGGCCTTAGGGAACGAAcatggacacctggaccttttcctgAGGTTTcttctgggcctctcactggagtcaAATCAGAAACTGTTACATGATCTCCTACCACAGACAGGAAGATGCACACAGGACACAGAGGAAACAATCAAGTATGTCAAAGACAAGATCAGAAAAGCCCAAAACCCAGAGAGATGCATCAACCTGTTCCACTGcctgaatgaactgaatgaccacTCTCTGGTAGAGGAGATCAATGAGTTCCTGCGGATGCGTAAAGAAGACAGAGaggatctctctctttcccagatATCAGCTCTGGCCTTTGTGCTGCTCATGTCAGGTGAGGACATGAATGAGTTTAACCTGGAGAATTATGGGAGATTGAGTTCACCTGCCAGATCAGATGCAGGTCTGCTGAGGATGCTACCAGTGATCAAAACATCCACAACAATTAA GCTGGCAAAATGTAACCTCACAAAGGAGAGCTGTTCAGCTCTAGCTTCAGTTCTTAGGTCAAATCCCTCCAGTCTGAGAGAACTGATCCTAAGAGAGAATAATGTGGGAGATTCAGGATTGGAGTTGCTCTCCACTGGACTGCAGCATCCAAATTGTAGATTGGAGAAACTGGA GCTGCAGAAATGTAACCTCACAGAGAGGAGCTGTTCCTCTTTAGCTTCAGCTCTCAGATCAAACCCCTCCAGTCTGAGACAACTGGCTTTGAGTTACAATAATCTGGGTGATTCAGGAGTTAGGCTTCTTTCTGTTGAACTGGGGCATCCAAAATGCAGACTGGAGACGATGCA gctGTGGAATTGTAACCTCACAAAGGAGAGCTGTTCATCTCTAGCTTCAGCTCTCAGATCAAATCCCTCCAGTCTGAAAGAATTGGACCTGAGTTACAATAGAATTGATCAATCTGGAGTGGAACCACTCTCTGATCTTCTGAAAGATCCTGCATATAACCTGACACAACTAGG